The window GTAAATGCAATTAAAAAAATAACCCCTGCTTCCTTAAAAAGCTTTTTTTCTCCCAATGATTATTACCTCTTATTCCCTACCAATATATTCACCACTTCTAGTATCAACTTTTACTTTATCTCCTTCAGAAATAAATAAAGGCACTTGAATTACTAAGCCAGTTTCTAATTTTGCAGGCTTAGTAGCACCGGACACAGTATCACCCTTTACTCCTGGTTCTGTTTCCACAACCTCTAAAATTACTGAAGCAGGTAAATCCAAATCAATAGGTTGGTTTTTATAAACAAGAGCTTTTACTTCTTCTCCCTCTTTTAAAAAACCTACTTTATCTCCAAAAGTATCTTTACTTACATTTATCTGTTCATAAGTAGTCATATCCATAAACACAAAGCCATTATCTTCTTTATAAAGATATTGATAACTTCTAGTTTCTAAATCTGGTTTATCAAACTTCTCTCCAGCTCGAAAAGTTTCATCAATTATACTACCTGTGAGTAAATTTTTTAATTTTGTTCTAACAAATGCTCCACCTTTCCCTGGCTTTACATGTAAAAACTCCAAAATTTCATAAGGGGTCCCTTCTATCTCTATTTTTAATCCCCTTCTAAAATCTGTTGTAGAAAGCATTTAACCTCCTCTAACCTTAATTTTCTTTATTAGGGCTTCCACCCCTAACACATAACTATCAATTCCAAATCCACAAATCACACCAACAGCATTTTTAGCAATAAAACTTTTATGTCTAAAAGACTCTCTTGCATATACATTACTTAAATGAACCTCTATATAAGGTATATTTATCCATTTTAAACAATCAGCTAATGCAATACTCGTATGAGTATAAGCTCCAGCATTTATAACTATACCATTTCCTTTATTTATCCAAAACTCCTCAATATAATCTATTAACTTACCTTCTGAATTAGATTGATATATATCTAATTCTAAATCCTTAACATTATGTATATTAGCAAGAATATATTTTCTTAAGTCTTTTAAAGAATGCTTACCATATATATTTGTCTCTCTTTGTCCAATAAATTTTAAATTAGGACCATTTATAATTGCTATTTTCACCTTTATTTAGATTCCTTAGGTAAATTTGGTTCTTCTAAGTATTTTGGTTCTACTACAATCTCTTCTTGCTGAGAAGTCGTTGATCCAACTACTGGCTCATTAATAGCCCGGACTTTAATAATTGGCAAGAAAATCAAATCGCCTTTTTCAATTTCTTCT is drawn from Desulfonauticus submarinus and contains these coding sequences:
- the aroQ gene encoding type II 3-dehydroquinate dehydratase produces the protein MKIAIINGPNLKFIGQRETNIYGKHSLKDLRKYILANIHNVKDLELDIYQSNSEGKLIDYIEEFWINKGNGIVINAGAYTHTSIALADCLKWINIPYIEVHLSNVYARESFRHKSFIAKNAVGVICGFGIDSYVLGVEALIKKIKVRGG
- the efp gene encoding elongation factor P — its product is MLSTTDFRRGLKIEIEGTPYEILEFLHVKPGKGGAFVRTKLKNLLTGSIIDETFRAGEKFDKPDLETRSYQYLYKEDNGFVFMDMTTYEQINVSKDTFGDKVGFLKEGEEVKALVYKNQPIDLDLPASVILEVVETEPGVKGDTVSGATKPAKLETGLVIQVPLFISEGDKVKVDTRSGEYIGRE